A stretch of DNA from Piliocolobus tephrosceles isolate RC106 chromosome 21, ASM277652v3, whole genome shotgun sequence:
AAGGCACGGGGATTAACTAACTCGCTCAGTGTGATACTGTATGAAGTGGGAGGGCTGGCTCATCAGGTGGGGGAGTCACAATGAGAGAGCTAACAGCCCGAGAGACCTTCAAAACCGACGAAGCATCACCCCAACCGCACGAAGCCAGTACGCCCCCAATGCAAACAAGCTCAGTCGAGGGAAACGCAAAAGAGCATCCTAGCCCCTCAAACCTCAGCTCTTTGCCGCTACTCCTTTTTATCTCCAAACAAAAGACCGCTAGTTGTTGACACAAGCGCATTTCGAGAAAGCCTGAAAGGTTCCTGAGAAGCTGACCTGAATCACCAGAGCCAGGGAAAAGATGGCTGCTACGTCGTCTTCCTGGACGGAAGTACTTGCAATTATCAAGAGCACAGGGACTACACTTCCCAGAATTCCACAGCACTGCCTTCCTCGAGCCGGAAGTGCCTACAACTACCTGGAACGACTGGACTGTAGTTCCCAGAATTCCAGGGGAAATGTTTACAGTCTTGCTGTAGCTGAGGTATGTGCGAGTACGCGGAGCTCCGGACTACATATCACAGAATGCTAGAGTTAGGGGAAAAACAGAACAGTACCGCCCTCCTGGACTACACTTCCGAAATGTCCAAGCCTTCTGATGTGGAAGTACCTTCTGATGTGGTAGTACTCAACTACCTTGAGCGCCTGGTTTTCATTTCCCAGAATCCCTCACTTCTCTTTAGGTATTATTATGGTCTGAGTGTTTTATGGCCCCCaccaaattcatgttgaaatcctaactcccaagatgatggtattaggaggtggaacCTATGGGAAGTGATCAGATCAAAAGGGCAATGCCCTCACGACTAGGATTAATGCTCTCTTAGAGGTGGCCTAAGGGAGCTCCTTCGCCTCTTTAGTTATGTGAAGACACAGCCAGAAGGACCATGTATGACTTAGAAAGCAggacctcaccagacactgaatctgctggcacccaATCTTGGGCTTATGtgccagcaattccactcctaagtaaaTACCCAAGAGAACggaaacatgtccacacaaaaacttgttcTAAAaaagttcatagcagcattagtcataatagtcaaaaagtggatATGActcaatgtccatcaactgatgagtggataaacaaaatgtggtctatccatataATGCAATATTTAGTAATGTGAATGAACAAGATATTGATTCAtgttacaacatagatgaactctGATGACATTATgccaaatgaaagaagccagacacaagaaACCATAtgtggtatgattccatttgtatcaAATgtgcagaataggcaaatccgtagagacagaaagtaaattagttgtTTCCAGGCCTGGGGAGATGTAGttgggaatggggagtgactgttaatacgtagggttttttttttttttttttcttacttttttagagacagcgtcttgTTATGTTTCCCAGATGAAGTacaatggctattcacaggcatgatcatagcacactgcagccttaaattcctgggctcaagtgatccttccccctcagccccctgagtagctgagactccaggcatgcaccaccacacccagctcatgtAGGGGGTTTCTTTTGGGAGCAGACAAAAGAGTTCTAGGATTAGATAGTGGTAATCATTGCACAATATTGTGGATCTtttcaaagacacaaaaatgttATGTGACAATATCCCCTAAAGTGTTAAAATGTAGCTAAACTCAAAGCTAAGACAGGGAAATCCCAAGGACCAAAGATGAACAGGAAAGTCAAGCCCACAGATGGCAAAACTGAATTATCCCACAAGGGCTGGGCATACTAGGTAAGAGCTAAGGAGTTAATCTTGAATGTGGATGGGAGTTAGAGTAGCCATGCATTTTAGGAGACATGAACTATACAATACTACAAATGAGACAGTTCTCTCCTCTTGACTGTGAACAAAcaccaaccaaccaaaaacaaAGCCAGATAGCTCCCAGTTTCTACAGCTATCTTGTGACTAACCTGAAGACTCAGGTCACAAGGAAGGTAGATGTAGACTGTACCTACAGTCATCAGTTATGGGGTGGAGGGGCAAGAAATTATTTGGTTTAGTCTACTAGTTTTGGTTACAAATTACCTTGAAGGAAGATGACCTAATGTAGTATCTGGtcatacaaagaaagaaaaagaaaagaatataggtACTGGATTTCTGAAGCCCTATGTtcagaaaagagttaacatagGCCTGAGACTGTTATACTTAAAAGGCCTGCTTGCAACAGGCTATAGTTTGATGGTGTTCCCTTGTTAAAACTTAATCCCTTCTTGCTCTTTCATTGCTCCCACCATATGAGGACATAGCATCTGTCTCCTCCAGAAGATGCAGCAACTAGATGTCATATTGGAAGCCAAAAgcagcagccctcaccagacattaAACCTGCCAGCATCTTCAccgtggacttcccagcctcaagcacTGTGAcagataaatttatattgtttataaattacctaatctgtggtattttgttatagcagcacaagatACAAGGTTAGCCCTTGACTGGTGTCCAGGAACTTGAATTTCAGGAGGATTTCCAGAATTCCCTGATAAGAGTGGCTCACCATGCCCCAGCTATTTGTATAATGTGATTTATGCTGAATTCCTTCTGGGAATCTAGAATTTTGGCTCAAGCTGGCCTATGTGACCAGttccagaacaaaacaaacaaaacacaacgtAGTGCCTAGGGCACTAAGTCTCCATTGAGCTTCCTGGGTAGACCTTTCACATGTTACAATTCAATGCTGAAGAAACAGTACATCATGAATGATTCCACAGGAAGAGGATTATTGGAAGCTTGTACCTGATTTCTTCTGGACTTCATCCCATGCACATTTTCCCTTTGCTCAACTTACTTTATATCTTTTACTATAATAAATCATAGTGACTATGATAACATACAGTGTCTTGAGTCCTCCTAGTGAATTACAAGAATGTGAAGGTGGTATTACCAATCCTCAGCACACTATGCAAATTGAGGTAGCAGGGACCTTAATGACTAGCAAGCATCCAGTGAAGGTATACTGAAGAAAATCAATAGTGGAAAAAAGTCTCCCCAGTTAGATATAATTTATTGAGTAAAGCCCTTTAATCCagcagttcccaacctttttggcacagGGGACCAGCTTTGCAGAAGACAATATTTTTTCCACAAGGTGAGGTGGGGGGGGatggggatggtttggggatgattcaagcacattacatttatcattttattctcacaagGAGCAAgcaacttagatttttttttttctttctttaacagagtttcactcttgttgcccaggctggagtgcaatggcgtgacctcggttcactgcaacctccatctcctgggttcaagtgattctcctgcctctgcctcctgagtagctgggattacaggcacctgccaccacgcctggctaatttttgtatttttagtagagatggggtttcactatattgatcaggttggtttccaactcctgacctcaggtgatctgcccgcctctgcctcccaaagtgctgggaatacgggcatgagccactgtgcctggctgcaacctagatccttcacaagcacagttcacaatagggttcatgccactgatctgacagaaggcagaACTCAGCTTTGCTCACTTGCCCACTGATCACCTTCTGCTGTCTGGCCCTGTTCCCAACagggtctgtggcccaggggttagggacccatgCTTTAATCAACTATACTGAAAATATCACCATCATGTCCAAGGAATGTGGAATGGCATTCAAACCCACCCTTTGACCTTACTTGTTCCACATCCAGTAAGTGGATTGCAGTATATTCTCCCCTTATGCACACCTTTTCCTAAGTAAACCTTTTTAAACATACTTCCCTAACATATGTATCCCACTTTGTTTTCACTTCCAgaattttctctctgtgtgttatGGATTACTGCTTTAAAAGATGTAGCAAGCGAGGCTGAgcgcagtggatcatgcctgtaatcctggcactttgagaggccaaggtgggcagatcacttgaggtcaggagctcaacaccagcctggccaacacggtgaaaccccgtctctactaaaaatacaaaacttaggctgggtgcggtggttcacgccagtaatcccagcactttgggaggccgaggtgggcggaccacaaggtcaggagattgagactatcctgaccaacatggtgaaactctgtctctactacaaatacaaaaattagctgggcgtggtggcgcacgcctgtagttccagctactcaggacgctgaggcaggagaattgcttgaacctaggaggcagaggacgcagtgagctgagattgtaccactccactccagcctggcaacagagtaagattccatctcaaacaaacagaacaaacaaaaaaacttagttggtggcatgctcctgtaatcccagctactggggaggctgaggcaggagaatcgcttgaactcaggaggcggaggttgcagtgagccaagatcgcgccactgcactccagcctgggcaacagagggaggctccgtctcaaaacaacaaaaaaaagtgtagCAGGCATTAATTGCAAAGATAATGTTGTTCACACTCACCCATTTATCCACGTATTTggacagataatttttttgtttttataattggcTTTCAGAATCCATTACTTATGATCTTATGTGCCATATAACGATATAGAACATATTTTGAGGCTTTAATTGTAAGGGATTATTATATAGCACTTTTCAAAATTCTAATGTACATAATTTACTGCTTTGGTAATATTGATGTTCAATaaggaattaaaattaatttatggaattataaaatggaaaaataccacAAAATGCTCATTGCTAGAgaaaattgctaaaaaaaaaaaggatcctttACACATTATcttatgcatgtatatacacactcACTCACAAAAATGTATGGATTTCATTATGCTACAAAGGCTATAGTCTATGATCTTCCACAGGCCATATTATTTCTTTATCCTGTCATTACAGATACCTGCCACCATTTTAATGGCTTCAGGTCAATACAAGAACGAAAATATCAAAAGTCAACTTATTATAGAGGAATACACACTTCCATTTAAAACAATTCATTGACATCAGTGATATGCTACTTAGTCTTTTCGGTAGTTTAATCTCATAATCATAAATTCCAATTATATAACTTCCAGATCAGAGATATACAGTGTAAATTCTGAAAAACACTCTTCCTTAAACCCATGTTTACTGGGAATAGGGAAAAGCATGGTAAATGTCAATCTTGCCcaaataatacatttgaaaaaattatcaaaattatcaaataattataaaattatcaaatttcCACAAGCTGTTTTTGGTATTCACTTAATGGGTGTGGGGTAAAAATATGGTAGAGCCCCTACCTgagaagtctttttttgtttgtttgtttttggagacagtcttgctctgtcgcccaggctggagtgcagtggtgcggtctcagctcactgcaacctccgcctcccggattcaagcaattctcctgcctcagcctcccgagtagctgtgagccaagattgcgccactgcactccagcctgggcaacagagggagactcaataggcgtctgccaccatgcccagctaattttttgtatgtagtagagacggggtttcaccatgttggtcaggctggtctcgaagtcctgacctcaggtgatccacccgccttggccccccaaagtgctggggttacaggcatgagccaccatgcccagccagaagtttTAATGAGAATGTTACAGTTATTAGAAGGCAATCATTTCAAAGTCTGGATGGAAACGTGGAAAGttaagaaatcaaataaattCAAGGGGGTTGATAAAAATTTGGCATTGGCAACTACTTCTGACACTTTAAAAGTGTTACACTCCTGCCTTAAcattaatggattaaaaaattgTGTAATATTCAGTAATCTCTTGTTGTcaggttaaatttttttcagtctgCACTGTCAGAAAAATCACAAGATACTTCAacttggtcaggtgtggtggctcacgcctgtaattctaacactttgggaggccaaggagggtggattgcttgagctcaggagttcaagaccagcctgggcaacatgggaaaaccctttctctaccaaatatacaaaaattagctgggcgtggtggcatgtgcttgtggtcccagctactcagagggtgagatgggtggatggattgagcctgggaggacgaggctgcagtgagccatgattatgccactgcactccagcctcagtgacagagcgaggtctggtctcaaaaataaaattaaaaataaaggtacTTCAACTTATGTTTTATACTACCCTTGGGAAACTAGACAGGCTCTCAAACAATAAGAACCAAATTTGAGAGGAGAGACTAGAGAGAGGACAGGTATCAACTGTAAAAGGGTAATACCTTATTAATATTGTAGGCTGTAGTATCCAGTGGTTTTCtgcatttcaacaatgttcatttCCCCAGATAATTTTATTTCGCAGGTTTCTTCCTTTGGATGCAATGTTCAAATATTGCACATTTACTCCTTTTGATTCAGTTAACACACAAGTATTGAGCACACCTACGAGCACTAGTCACTGTTAACGTTGTATAGATTCAGCAGCAAACTTCCTGACCCCATGAAGCTTACAGTCTAATGGACATCAATTCTGGCACCTTCATCAGTATACTTTTTTAAAGCCCAGGTCAAACTCATTTTCTAAGTCCTATTTCCTAGGTGACATGTCATAAATGTCAAAGTTTTGACAGAATTCTTTACTGTACCACTTAACAAGGGTTCTCAGCTGTGTGGTCACTGGACCACTGGGATATGTTGAGCTATTGCTTAAACACTgacttaaataaaacaaatattttaaataagagaatGCTATTGTAATTAGAAGGCAATCGTTTCAAAGTCTAGAtggaggccaggggcagtggcttacgcctgtaatcccagcactttgggaggccgaggtgggtggatcacatgaggtcaggaattcgagaccagcctggccagtatggtgaaaccccatctctactaaaaatacaaaaagttgccaggcgtggtggtgcgcgcctgtaatcccaaccacccaggaaggcttaggcaggagaattgcttgaacccaggaggtggaggttgcagtgagctgagatcgcatcactgcatcctgcatgggcaacagagcaagaccctgtttcaaaaaaaaaaaaaaaatctaggtggAAATGTGAAGCATTACAAATCAAATAAATTCAAGGAGGttgataaagaaaattttttctctCCTATGAAATCTGATTACAGACATTCAGGTTGTacatgagttttttttgtttgtttttaatcaccTTGTAGAGCTTCCTTCCTCTGACAACTCTCTGATGTTCTTATTATTCTCATCATTTTCATACAATGTACCAGCAGCATGAATTTTGTGATGACTTACAAGATTTGATCGCCAGCTGAACCTCTTACCACATATctcacatttgtaaggtttctcccCAGTGTGAACTCGCCTATGATACTGTAGTTGTGAAGACCGACTGAAGACTTTACCACACACATCACATTTGTATGGCTTCTCTCCTGTGTGGACACTCTGATGAAGTTGAAGACTTGATGCCTGACTGAAGTGCTTACCACACTCCCCACATGTATAGGGTTTTTCTCCTGTGTGTACCCTCTGATGCATGTCAAGGTTCAAGCTCCACTTGAAGCCCTTTCCACACTCCCCACATTTGTATGGCTTTTCTCCAGTGTGGACTTTTTGATGGGCTTGAAGGTGTGCACTCCGACTGAAGCTCTTCCCACACTCTTCACATTTAAATGGTTTTTCCCCACTGTGAACTCTCTGATGGGTTAGAAGATGCGAGGCCTGACTGAAGACCTTCCCACACTCCTCACAATTatatggtttctctcctgtgtggatCCTACAATGAATTTTAAGATCTGCTCTACGACTAAATCCCTTTCCACACTCTtcacatttgtatggtttctcGCCGGTATGGATCAGCTGATGAATCTGAAGTCGTGAGCTCTGATTGAAGCCCTGCCCACACTCCTCACACTTATAAGGTTTCTGTACACTATGTGCTTTCAGATGGATTTTAAGATATGAACTCTGACGGAAGGCTTTCCCACATACttcacatttatagggtttctcccCTGTGTGGACTACCAGATGCACTTGATAATGAATTTTCATTCTGAAGCTCTTCCCACATTCATTGCATTTGTatggcttctctccagtgtggacTCCCTGATGGGCCTGAAAACTTGAACTGTAAATGAAACCCTTACCACACACTTTACATAcatatggtttctctccagtgtggattCTCTGGTGGGCCTGAAATTGTGATGGCTGAATAAAGCACTTACCACATTCTTCACACTTGTAAGGCTTTTCTCCTGTGTGGACCCTTTGATGGATACGAAG
This window harbors:
- the ZNF234 gene encoding zinc finger protein 234 encodes the protein MTTFKEGLTFKDVAVVFTEEELGLLDPVQRNLYRDVMLENFRNLLSVGHHPFKHDVFPLEKEKKLDIMKTATQRKGKSADKIQSEMETVPEAGQHEELSWGQIWKQIARDLIKYEDSMINISRFSKQGDLSCQVRAGLYTTHTGQKLYQCDKYKKSFTDVCNFDLHQQLHSGEKSHTCDECGKSFCYISALHIHQRVHMGEKRYKCDVCGKEFSQSSHLQTHQRVHTVEKPFKCVECGKGFSRRSTLTVHCKLHSGEKPYNCEECGRAFIHASHLQEHQRIHTGEKPFKCDTCGKNFRRRSALNNHCMVHTGEKPYKCEDCGKCFTCSSNLRIHQRVHTGEKPYKCEECGKCFIQPSQFQAHQRIHTGEKPYVCKVCGKGFIYSSSFQAHQGVHTGEKPYKCNECGKSFRMKIHYQVHLVVHTGEKPYKCEVCGKAFRQSSYLKIHLKAHSVQKPYKCEECGQGFNQSSRLQIHQLIHTGEKPYKCEECGKGFSRRADLKIHCRIHTGEKPYNCEECGKVFSQASHLLTHQRVHSGEKPFKCEECGKSFSRSAHLQAHQKVHTGEKPYKCGECGKGFKWSLNLDMHQRVHTGEKPYTCGECGKHFSQASSLQLHQSVHTGEKPYKCDVCGKVFSRSSQLQYHRRVHTGEKPYKCEICGKRFSWRSNLVSHHKIHAAGTLYENDENNKNIRELSEEGSSTR